Below is a genomic region from Ascaphus truei isolate aAscTru1 chromosome 8, aAscTru1.hap1, whole genome shotgun sequence.
CTCGAAGCGCATAGTCAGCAGCAGGATGACGTACGCGCAGCTCTCCACAGCATCCTGCATGCAGACGAGAGGGCTCACCCCCGGACGTTCAAACTCCTCGCCGAATGTCACGCCCTTTCCAGCACCCAGCTCCTGCAGTACGTCGCGCACCTTGCATGCAACAGCCAGGTCTTCACGGACGTGAAAAACAACAAAACTGAAGAACTGCGGAAAGGAGGAGGCAGAGGAATGCACTGAGGTTGGGGTGGCAGGGACTAGTGGTGGGGGAACATATAGGTGGCTACATGATGAAGGGTGGGTGTAGTTGACATAAGAAGGGTTTTGGATGGGAGAGGAATGGATGGGGTGAGTGAAAGTGGGAGGAACAGGGTCAGATGGTGGGGCACTGTGAGAGTCAGCGTGTGAGAGGGCTGCAGGGGAGGTGTCATATTTTAGTAGGAGGTCAGAGGCGGGGTCAGTGGGTGGAAGAGGGTCAGGAGTGATCACTTCGGCCTCTCTTGGCATTGAGCCATGCTCTGGAATTCGGCTGATGGAGCTCTCCCCTGTAACAGAAGGATCCTTCTTACTCAGTTTCTCCCTCTCTGGGTCTATGAAAACTTTCTGGCTGGTAACAGTGTGATCGGTGCACATCACTGGGACAtgacccagaggtggctgcacgcagGGATTGCTGCAGAATGGCTGCAGTGTCGCTGGCCTTGGTACTTCCGGAGGTAGGGAGGAACCAGTGGTTCTTTGTGGCTGGAAGGTACGGTTCACATTGGGTGTCTGTGTGTCCATCAGCCCACGCTTGCTGGCGTTTCCATGGTGCGTGTTGAAGGCAAGGGTGGGAGACTGGCTGATCTGCAGGGGGgtcacagagagaggagtggtCCCCACCCTGTTGATCGGAATCTCAGAGCTTCGGCGCGGGATCCAGTTCCCAATCGGCCCAGAGCACAGAGTATGGGGTGTGTCATCCGAGTGGAGACATCCTTCCATGTCTACCCACGGGTTGTTACCGGAGGCGTTCGTTACCACTCTCCCCTGGCACAGATCCTCCTGCGTGAGCAGTGAGTAAATCTGCTTCGTGATCTGCAGGATTTCAGGGTCCTGGGTGGGGGGCAGCACTAGCACCCCCCTCACTTGTTGTGCCTTTCCCTCTATCACGGCTTGAGTGATGTGCTGTGCCAACTGGCAGTGGGGTAAGGATGACAGGCTCTGCAGTGCCTCCGGACGCCTATTCAGCGCGAGTAGGATGAGAGCGCGGAGTAGTTTGTGACTATCTGTGCCTGGTCTATGGTGCTCCAATCGGTGTCTGAGGAATGCGAGCCGGTCTGGGGCAACACGAGAGAGAATCAGACAGATCTGCTCTAGGCCTGGTGTGGGAGGAGGCGAACACGACAGCATGAG
It encodes:
- the TICAM1 gene encoding TIR domain-containing adapter molecule 1, whose product is MLSCSPPPTPGLEQICLILSRVAPDRLAFLRHRLEHHRPGTDSHKLLRALILLALNRRPEALQSLSSLPHCQLAQHITQAVIEGKAQQVRGVLVLPPTQDPEILQITKQIYSLLTQEDLCQGRVVTNASGNNPWVDMEGCLHSDDTPHTLCSGPIGNWIPRRSSEIPINRVGTTPLSVTPLQISQSPTLAFNTHHGNASKRGLMDTQTPNVNRTFQPQRTTGSSLPPEVPRPATLQPFCSNPCVQPPLGHVPVMCTDHTVTSQKVFIDPEREKLSKKDPSVTGESSISRIPEHGSMPREAEVITPDPLPPTDPASDLLLKYDTSPAALSHADSHSAPPSDPVPPTFTHPIHSSPIQNPSYVNYTHPSSCSHLYVPPPLVPATPTSVHSSASSFPQFFSFVVFHVREDLAVACKVRDVLQELGAGKGVTFGEEFERPGVSPLVCMQDAVESCAYVILLLTMRFETKWAEFQSNTVLMNSIDDHNKCGSVLPYLPKSDRLRKLPLTLRTLIALDEMSPVFHRTVRNTFKLEVIHSQKERWRKEQEMKAMTRSVEDLSDEMNRNLQIQNLYKQLYDQLSSTNLPPLPSYPGIPLAPPGPYLFPWLPPGLDPRVSRGPYPPPEASAENPLCSATGQTPIIQINHARCVQIGDNNTMRVQQGASGGGEEGEGGWAQVCEEGEGSWPECEEGEGGWPECEKGKEGEGIWPEGEGGEGREKGDDESLQGRRG